Proteins encoded together in one Triticum dicoccoides isolate Atlit2015 ecotype Zavitan chromosome 7B, WEW_v2.0, whole genome shotgun sequence window:
- the LOC119342018 gene encoding uncharacterized protein LOC119342018, whose product MAPNFGRSISFPLTPARSFSKPRHVRSVSLPGTTSSHPLLANLHARIAALRAESFIPAGLANIHALHAALADLLLLPASVAALRCTTSNTGDRLLDAFLLLADAHQGFQECLLELRQAAAESRAALRRGDTGRLASASRSHHRAEKELARLTASASAISTKCARLNLVAVTGEEAEMAYALVEAAAASAAASAAVFSAAASMSSATSSCKKTTTFIPPFARKSPTPDTAEANVERLHALEQCFDECDSACDLVFRSVVQTRVSLLNIMTPTI is encoded by the coding sequence ATGGCTCCCAACTTCGGCCGCTCCATCTCATTCCCTCTGACACCGGCGAGGTCCTTCTCCAAGCCTCGCCATGTCCGCTCCGTCAGCCTCCCCGGCACCACCTCCTCCCACCCGCTCCTcgccaacctccacgcccgcatcgCCGCCCTCCGCGCAGAATCCTTCATACCAGCCGGCCTGGCCAACATCCACGCGCTACACGCCGCGCtcgccgacctcctcctcctcccagcgTCCGTAGCCGCGCTTCGGTGCACCACCAGCAACACCGGCGACCGCCTTCtagacgccttcctcctcctcgccgacGCGCACCAGGGCTTCCAGGAGTGCCTCCTAGAGCTCAGGCAGGCCGCTGCCGAGTCCCGTGCCGCGCTCCGCAGAGGGGACACCGGCAGGCTCGCGTCCGCCTCCAGGTCCCACCACAGGGCCGAGAAGGAGCTTGCCCGCCTCACCGCGTCGGCCTCCGCCATCTCCACCAAGTGCGCGCGCCTGAACCTCGTCGCCGttaccggcgaggaggctgagatGGCCTATGCTCTTGTGGAGGCGGCCGCTGCCAGCGCTGCGGCCTCCGCAGCCGTGTTCTCGGCCGCTGCGTCCATGTCGTCTGCGACGTCGTCTTGCAAGAAGACGACCACGTTTATTCCACCGTTCGCAAGGAAGTCCCCCACCCCGGACACGGCTGAGGCGAACGTGGAGAGGCTGCACGCGCTGGAGCAGTGCTTCGACGAGTGCGACAGCGCGTGCGACTTGGTGTTCAGGAGCGTGGTGCAGACCAGAGTTTCACTGCTCAACATCATGACGCCCACCATCTAG